One Setaria viridis chromosome 3, Setaria_viridis_v4.0, whole genome shotgun sequence DNA window includes the following coding sequences:
- the LOC117850350 gene encoding ubiquitin-conjugating enzyme E2 variant 1C isoform X2: MDDGDDIFMRSWTGTIIGPLNSVHEGRIYQLKLLCDKDYPDKPPTVRFHSRINLTCVDPDTGLVEGSKLAVLSDWQREYTMEHILTQLKKEMAAPHNRKLLQPPEGTFFFLAHDDQGN; this comes from the exons atggacgacggcgacgacatCTTCATGCGCTCGTGGACGGGAACCATCATAGGCCCGCTCAAC TCGGTGCACGAGGGTCGCATCTACCAGCTGAAGCTGCTGTGCGACAAGGACTACCCCGACAAGCCGCCCACGGTGCGGTTCCACTCGAGGATCAACCTCACCTGCGTCGACCCGGACACCGGCCTGGTGGAAGGCAGCAAGCTGGCGGTGCTGTCCGACTGGCAGCGGGAGTACACGATGGAGCACATCCTGACGCAGCTCAAGAAGGAGATGGCCGCGCCGCACAACCGCAAGCTGCTCCAGCCACCGGAAgggaccttcttcttcctcgcccaTGATGACCAGGGAAATTAG
- the LOC117850350 gene encoding ubiquitin-conjugating enzyme E2 variant 1C isoform X1, whose product MTMGSGASASSVVVPRNFRLLEELERGEKGVGDGTVSYGMDDGDDIFMRSWTGTIIGPLNSVHEGRIYQLKLLCDKDYPDKPPTVRFHSRINLTCVDPDTGLVEGSKLAVLSDWQREYTMEHILTQLKKEMAAPHNRKLLQPPEGTFFFLAHDDQGN is encoded by the exons ATGACGATGGGCTCCGGCGCCTCCGCCAGCAGCGTCGTCG TGCCCCGCAACTTCCGGCTGCtggaggagctggagcgcgGCGAGAAGGGCGTCGGCGACGGCACCGTCAGCTACGGcatggacgacggcgacgacatCTTCATGCGCTCGTGGACGGGAACCATCATAGGCCCGCTCAAC TCGGTGCACGAGGGTCGCATCTACCAGCTGAAGCTGCTGTGCGACAAGGACTACCCCGACAAGCCGCCCACGGTGCGGTTCCACTCGAGGATCAACCTCACCTGCGTCGACCCGGACACCGGCCTGGTGGAAGGCAGCAAGCTGGCGGTGCTGTCCGACTGGCAGCGGGAGTACACGATGGAGCACATCCTGACGCAGCTCAAGAAGGAGATGGCCGCGCCGCACAACCGCAAGCTGCTCCAGCCACCGGAAgggaccttcttcttcctcgcccaTGATGACCAGGGAAATTAG